One Gammaproteobacteria bacterium genomic window carries:
- a CDS encoding pilus assembly protein PilP, which translates to MNKGKLKQLAICLVMSSLLMACSNDMSELEQALDEIKRTPPGTIEPIPEVKVYEKYAYQSGLLRSPFTPDKGEDADGGNGDGPRPDANRNKDFLEDFPLDSLSMVGTISKDGIDYGLVLTPDSLIHQVKPGDYMGQNDGRILAITETGIVLKELVPDGLGSYQYRDNELLLPEDEAS; encoded by the coding sequence ATGAACAAAGGAAAACTCAAACAATTGGCAATCTGCCTGGTTATGTCCAGTTTGTTGATGGCCTGCTCAAATGATATGAGCGAACTTGAGCAAGCGCTCGATGAGATCAAGCGCACACCACCAGGTACTATTGAGCCGATACCGGAAGTCAAAGTGTATGAGAAATACGCTTATCAATCGGGTCTATTGCGCTCGCCTTTTACTCCGGATAAAGGCGAAGATGCCGATGGTGGAAATGGCGATGGTCCAAGACCAGATGCCAATCGTAACAAAGACTTCCTGGAAGACTTTCCTTTGGACAGTTTGTCCATGGTGGGCACCATCAGTAAAGACGGTATTGACTATGGACTGGTGTTAACACCAGATAGTTTGATCCATCAAGTTAAGCCAGGCGATTATATGGGCCAAAACGATGGCCGCATATTAGCTATAACAGAAACAGGAATCGTACTGAAAGAACTGGTTCCTGATGGACTGGGATCCTATCAATACAGGGACAACGAGCTACTTCTACCAGAAGATGAAGCATCATAA
- a CDS encoding type 4a pilus biogenesis protein PilO yields the protein MNFIEELQAFSQDPTDIGHRSTVFRFSLVALLFLVIAGAATYYEWDNKTPDLEAAKQKQETLMAQFRVKHKKAVNLEAYKKQLADMRTTFDSMLNQLPGKTELDNLVVDISTVGTSAGLDQKQFQKQNEIMRDFYAELPITITLEGSYHQLADFVSRVAALPRIVTLHNFDIKKAPAARGSAGRSRDNAEKLQMKIIAKTYRYLEDGEGS from the coding sequence ATGAATTTCATAGAAGAACTTCAAGCCTTTTCTCAAGACCCCACTGATATTGGACATCGCAGCACGGTATTTCGATTTTCTTTGGTTGCCTTATTGTTCTTGGTTATAGCGGGAGCCGCGACCTATTACGAATGGGACAACAAAACCCCGGATCTGGAAGCGGCCAAGCAAAAACAAGAAACCCTGATGGCGCAATTCCGGGTTAAGCATAAAAAAGCCGTTAATCTTGAAGCTTATAAGAAACAATTGGCTGACATGCGTACCACCTTTGACAGCATGTTGAACCAGTTGCCAGGCAAAACCGAGCTGGATAATCTGGTTGTGGATATTTCAACAGTTGGTACCAGTGCAGGCCTGGATCAAAAACAGTTTCAAAAACAAAATGAGATTATGCGTGACTTTTATGCCGAGTTGCCCATAACCATTACTCTGGAAGGCTCTTATCATCAGCTTGCGGATTTTGTTAGTCGAGTTGCGGCTTTGCCACGCATCGTGACCTTACATAATTTTGATATTAAAAAAGCACCTGCGGCTAGAGGCAGTGCTGGCCGCTCCAGAGATAATGCAGAAAAACTGCAAATGAAGATCATTGCGAAAACTTACCGTTATCTGGAAGACGGGGAGGGCTCTTGA
- a CDS encoding pilus assembly protein PilN has product MRKINLLDWRTEKVNQVKKETGIAAGVAAGLGLAVWLLVNRYYVGQIDFQNEKNDHIQSEIRILDRQIEEVKTLEETKKRLIERMEIINRLQKSRPEVVRLFDDMVRIIPDGTFLQSAVQNGRTINFVGQTESSTRVATLMRNIEAAGTLRNADLVGSGIVRRTVGPVKVSEFRLQAQQASPTPEEGSQ; this is encoded by the coding sequence ATGCGTAAAATTAATCTACTCGATTGGCGCACTGAAAAAGTCAATCAAGTTAAAAAAGAAACCGGGATCGCTGCAGGTGTCGCAGCAGGTCTGGGTTTGGCCGTTTGGTTATTGGTAAACCGGTATTACGTGGGCCAGATTGACTTTCAGAATGAAAAGAATGACCACATTCAGAGTGAAATAAGGATTCTGGATCGGCAGATTGAAGAAGTGAAAACTTTGGAAGAAACTAAAAAACGCTTAATTGAACGTATGGAGATCATTAATCGTTTACAAAAAAGTCGACCGGAAGTAGTACGCCTGTTCGATGATATGGTTCGGATTATCCCGGACGGTACATTTCTACAATCCGCGGTTCAAAACGGTCGAACCATAAATTTTGTTGGTCAAACCGAATCCAGCACGCGTGTAGCGACGTTAATGCGAAATATAGAAGCGGCAGGTACTTTAAGAAATGCGGATCTGGTCGGAAGCGGAATCGTTCGCCGCACTGTAGGCCCGGTTAAGGTCAGCGAATTCAGATTACAGGCACAACAGGCATCTCCAACACCAGAGGAGGGTTCGCAATGA